The Borrelia hispanica CRI genomic sequence ATCTGTTGAAAATGTCAAGTCTACTAAGCAACGAAGAAGAATTGTCAAAAAAAGATCATCTACTAATGGTAAGAAATCTGGTAGTAGTAATTTAGCACAAGATGTATTATCAGGTGATATAATTAGTGGTCTTCAGGATGATGTGAAACGTGATAATGTACATGTGCAAAAGGGATTAGTACTTAAAGACAGCCTTGAAGAAATTGATGTACTTCTTAATGAGAAAGATCGAAATGTTATATTATCAAATACAACATCTGAATTTAGTAAAGAAGAGATACAAAAACAAAAACATCAGGATGTAGAGAGTAAAAATTCAATTACTGAAATTTCAACAGGGTACAATTTAGATAGTCAAAAAATGACTTATGGAGAATTAACTTCTCTTAGAGGTGAGAGTGGTGAATTAAAGGAAACTATTGAAAGCAATGCAATTGAAGTTAATTTTACTATAGACTCTGATTTAGGGCCAAAACATATTTCAGGCCCAAATACTATTGCATACACTGATACAATAGAGGAAGAAGATTATGATCAATACTACTGGGAAGATGATGAAGAATCTTTGGAAGATAAGGAATTATTGAAAGAAGAAATAAGACTAGACAACAGATACAAATCTTATCTAGAAAGTGTAAGGTATAATGTAGATTCAGCAATTGATACAATTGATAAAATATATAATAATTATCTATTATTTAATACAAAACAAACCCAAATGTATTCTACACGTCTTAATAGTGTTACTAAAGCTAAAGCTAAAGAAGAGGCTAAATATTTTACAAAAGAAAAACTTGAGAGAGATCTTAAGACACTATTAAATTACATTCAAGTGAGCGCAAAAACAGCAACAAATTTTGTATATATAAAGGAAATACATGCAAAACAAAGATTGGATAAACTTGAAACAGAAATGAAATCTTTAATTTCAAAAGTTCAAGGACAATCTAGGTCATATGAAGCATATAAATCAATAGTAAGTTCGATTCTACAAATGAAAGACTCTCTTAAGATAGTTCAAAGCTCTACTGATAAGAATGGTCCTTGGTATTAGAAAGTAGTATTAAGTTATTATTTTTTTATATTTGATAAACAGGCTATATATAATTATAGCCTGTTTATCATTTAAGATAATTATTATATTAGTAATTGTCTTAATATAATTACAATTATGTAGAGGTTTGCAAATGAAATATATTAAAACAAATATAATGTATGCATTGTTTTTATTTCTTATATGCAGTTGTTCTTTATTTCAAAGTGTTCTTGATGATAAATTTAAAGATAAAAAATTTATGAATAGTTTGGATAGTATTCTAGACGATAATCAAAAATATGCTTTTGATTTTTTTAAAGGATCTCTTCAAGATGAAAAGGCCTTAGAGGCGGCAAAAAAAGAAGACAATGGTGAATATGATGGTCATAAAATTAATTTTGACTATGACGAAAAAGCACTAAATAAATTACTTACTGAATTAGGAAATGATAAAATTAAAACATTTCTTAATAAAATATATATAGCGATCAAGGCTATTAATGGTGGCACAGATATTGCATTGTCAACTCTTTGGGTGTATCCTTATGAAAAGGAAAAGGACCCTTCTTTTCAGGAAAAACAAAATATTATGTTAGAATCGAAAAGACAACGCTTGTGTGAACTTTTTTATATGTATAGTAGTAGATTGTTGAGTGCGAATTCCTTTTTTATGTGTGTAATGGAAGATGGAGTTTTTGAGGTTTATCATAAGTAAAGGGAAGCTTTTGCATATATTTAAGATAGATCTAAAAAAGAATCTGAAAAAGTATTAACTTTTTCAGATTCTTTTGAATGAAAAAATAAAATTCTTAATTTTAAGTGCGTTATATAGAAAATGAGGGCCCTGAAAAGTAATAATTTTTTTATATATGATGTTCTTCAGAAAGAAATTAACAAAAAAGTATATTGTGATTAAATGTTTTGGATATATCATTTCTTTTTAAGTTTTTTAATAATATTTTGTTTTTAATTATTTTTTCGTTTTTATATTTAATTGTGTGATTTGGCTAATTGGTTTATTTAAAAGTATAGTGTAATAATTGAGATAATTTAAAAATATAAAATAGGATTTATATATATTATTTCGATAAAGATATTTGATTTGTGTATATGAGTTATTTTTGTTCGTGAGGAGCAGGTTATTTTTTTGATTTCTTTTGAATTATCTGACAGGAAAAGGTATGGGCTTAAATAGATAAGTTCTCCGATGTCAAAGATCTCCTTGAGAAGGAATATGAAATTGTTATAAATAAAACTAATAAATATGGGGAGTAGGATATAGATGGGAAATTAGTTTTAAAACTAATATAGTTGAAAAATGCATTTAAGATATCGATATTAGTTCTATTGCTGTTTACGTCACAAAAATAAATTTTTGGATAACTGTTTATGGCTAAAGATTATATTTTTCATGTTAATAATAAAATTTATACTAATAAAGAGGAACAATAAGCAAATAAAAAGAAGTTAGAGTAGGATATTAAACATGCATGAAAATTTTTGAAAAATTGTGTAGAAATGAATATATTTATTATTTTGTTTCATCAAATGTTAAATGGGAAAAGATATGTAGTAATAGGTGAAATGGAAATATCCAATGAAGATGCTATTGGAGATAATTTTGATGAATATATTGAATCTTCACAATATGGTAATCTTAGAACATTTCATGAAAGAAGTAAAAGATCTGTTGTTAATGAAAAAGAAAATTCTTGCGAAAATCCTGATGTTAAAAGTGCGGATGTTGTTGTCCCAAATCTTCTTGATATAAGTTCTTTCAATGATGGTATTACAACGACTAAAGTAACAGTAGAAGAAGTTGATGAAGATGAAGACTTAGAAGATAAATCTTTTCCAGATGATTATGATGTTGATGATGCACTTTATTGGATCAAAACAATAAAAGAAAAGAAGCAATCAAATGTAATGTTTGAAATTTTAGTGATAGCAGGAGATATTGAAACTTTAAAAATGATTATTTTACAAAAATACAAACAAGAAAATAATGTAAAAGTTTCATCAAAATGTCGCATATAGAAAAACCGGATGTTATTAATAAAGCTAATATAAGCAATATAAATAAAGAGAATTCTAAGAACTCTTTAGAGAAAAACTCTGTAAAAAGTCTTTCATGTAAAAAACCAAAAAGCGTTGAACAAAAAAGTGAAAAAGTGCAATTTAAACGAATTGGCGTAAAAACTAGACTGATAGAAGTGCACAAAATAAGCAAAAACTATATGCAACAGGTGAAAGAGCTGAGCAACAACGATTCAACGTACATAAACGCCCTGCTAGATTTGGAGACTGCCATAAATGATTATGGGAAAGAATATGACATCGAAGATATTTTGCAACACTTTCTAAAGCAATTTGGCAACAGGTACAAGTACAAAGTGTGGATGATGATGAAAAGAACAGATGGCGTAATAAACGACTATGATCTCATATGGGAGGGCCGATTCAAAGATTGGTACTTGCCTATAAATATAAGAAAAATTACACGACGACAAAAGAAAAATATGGCGAAAGAATAAGATTAGCAAGCAAAAATTTTGAATTTCATGCGTCAAAAAAAGTGAAAGACGAAGAAGAAGAAAAAAAAGAAAAAGAGAAAGCAGAAAAAGAACGCAAACTGCAACTCAGACGACAACAAGAATATATAGAGAGGTTATTTAGGCGAGAAGAAGAAGAAAGAAGAGAGCGAATCAGAAGGAGAGAAGAAGAAAAGGCAAAGTTAAGAATGGAGGGCAAAGAAGAAATATTATCCTATGTAGGAAGTGCTAAAAATAGCGATTCTAGTGATGATATTGCAAAGTTCTACCCTTTGTACGAAGAGAGTAGGGGAGATAATATTGCCGTACGCCCGCCGAGATCAGAAATTAACACTAATTTTGAAGGATTTAAGACTACTAAAGGACTTTCTCTTGCTAGTTTGGGAATTATGCTTCCATATCAAGAGCAAGATCCAGATAAAGATAAAATTTTGATGCAAAATGCAAAAGGAGAGATGATATGAAATTTACTTTAAAGTATTAACAAGAAGACTTTATTTAAGAAGAGATAGATTTTGGCAAACTTATATGAGCGATGAGATTCAGTCTAAAAAAAATGATGAGACAATAGTTAATTTCCTAATACTAAATTCTGATGATATTGATT encodes the following:
- a CDS encoding ferrous iron transporter A, giving the protein MKFKTRYLSLGLLFSFISCDLIFDDKIKEKSLVLFDKVNSILDTGGQSVENVKSTKQRRRIVKKRSSTNGKKSGSSNLAQDVLSGDIISGLQDDVKRDNVHVQKGLVLKDSLEEIDVLLNEKDRNVILSNTTSEFSKEEIQKQKHQDVESKNSITEISTGYNLDSQKMTYGELTSLRGESGELKETIESNAIEVNFTIDSDLGPKHISGPNTIAYTDTIEEEDYDQYYWEDDEESLEDKELLKEEIRLDNRYKSYLESVRYNVDSAIDTIDKIYNNYLLFNTKQTQMYSTRLNSVTKAKAKEEAKYFTKEKLERDLKTLLNYIQVSAKTATNFVYIKEIHAKQRLDKLETEMKSLISKVQGQSRSYEAYKSIVSSILQMKDSLKIVQSSTDKNGPWY
- a CDS encoding plasmid maintenance protein gives rise to the protein MSHIEKPDVINKANISNINKENSKNSLEKNSVKSLSCKKPKSVEQKSEKVQFKRIGVKTRLIEVHKISKNYMQQVKELSNNDSTYINALLDLETAINDYGKEYDIEDILQHFLKQFGNRYKYKVWMMMKRTDGVINDYDLIWEGRFKDWYLPINIRKITRRQKKNMAKE